The sequence TTTGACAGCGCGAGTGGCGCGAATAGGGGCAGCTCGCTTACTGAGGATAATTCAGGCCCCAGCACACCCGCAACAATACCCGACATCATGAGTACTGACAGGGCAGGGCCTGTATTACGAGCGTCCTGTAAGCTTTCAATCGCAGCGAAACGAAATTGTTGATAGAAGCCCGTGCTGGCACCGACTAAAAATGTACCGGCAAGCAGCAAATAAAAATGTTGTAGCCAGGCCGAAACCGCGCACAGATTAATGCCCACAATGGAAATGACAATCCCAATAAACGATGCGTTTTTTCGGCCTATAAACCGCGCCAGCATGGCTGCCGGAATGGTCGCGCATGACAAGCCCACGATCGAGGTCGCCATGGGTAGGGTCGCAAGATCGGGAGACGGTGCTAGATGCGCGCCTAAAATACCGCCGATGAGAAAAAGTAAGGGCATAGCGCCCTGTAATAAGGCCATTGAAAAGGCTAAGACCCAAATGTTTTTAGGCAGAGATTGCAACGTAGTGAACATAAAAGCGCCGGTGAGTGGTAGAGCGATGAGCGTCGCAGGCCGTGGGTGCTTGCGCAAGTCAAACAAAGTACCATACCTTGGCGAGAGCGGTGTGAGAATCCTCGCTCGATGACGCTGCTATACTTTTTGCGCCTCCCGCTGCAGTTAAGGCCATTCGCGTTGACTTTTTGTTGACCCCTGTTGTTCGCATAATAGCGGTTGCTATAAACGCTCGTGGCACCCAGGCCACTAGTTTGCTCACCTTTTGACACGCTCTATAGGTCGTATCGAACGTGGATAAACATATATCGAATATCGGAGAGACCATGATAGAACTGAATGTTAATAATAAAACGCTTTCGTTGGACGCCGACCCTAATATGCCTTTGCTCTACGCTCTTCGCGATATTGCAGCATTAACGGGTACAAAATTTGGTTGCGGCGTGGGTCAGTGCGGTGCGTGCACGGTACATGTCGACGGCGTTCCAACGCGTGCGTGTTTAACGCCGTTATCAGCGGTTCTTTCCAATAAAATAACCACGATAGAAGGTTTGGCTAGTGAAACGGCGCTACACCCGCTCCAGCAAGCGTGGGTAGACAATAATGTTGCGCAATGTGGTTATTGCCAAAGTGGCCAACTCATGAGCGCCGCGGCATTGTTGGCGAGTAATAACGCGCCATCCGATACTGATATAGAAACGGCAATGCAGGGAAACATCTGCCGTTGTGGCACCTATCCACGTATTCGAAAAGCCATTAAACAAGCCGCCGTACAGATCCAGGAGGTGAAATAATGAGCACTATTAAACCGTTCAGCCGAAGGGCCTTCTTACAGGCAACAGGGCTTACAGGAGGAGCCTTCATTCTTGGTGCTGTGTTGCCGAGCTGTTCTCCAGAAAAGAGCCTGTCGGGTGCTGGCGCAGCACTTACCAATGTCTCAAAAGATAACGCGTTAGGCGTATTTGTTAGCCTTGATTCTGATGGGCAGGTCAACATCATTTGCCATCGAATGGAAATGGGGCAAGGCATCATGACCACAACGCCCCAAATGATAGCGGAAGAGCTAGAGGCTGATTGGAGTCGCGTTACCGTCACCTTAGCTAAGGCCGACACTAAATACGGTGGCCAAAGTACTGGCGGGTCCTCCTCAATACGTCATTTATTTGAATTTACGCGGCAAATGGGAGCAATAGCGAGGGATATGTTAGAGCAGGCGGCTGCCCAGGTGTGGGGAGTGGATAAAGCGGATGTAAAAGCAATAAAGCATACCGTCGTGCACACCGCTACAGGAAAGACCCTAACCTTTGGCGAACTCGCCGAAAGTGCAGCTACTCTGCCCGTGCCTAATGCAGAAGACGTAACACTCAAAAACCGAAAAGATTTTTCGCTTATCGGTCGCGATGTAAAACTGGTTGGTCAAGACAATATCGTACAAGGCAAAGCGGTTTATGCTCAAGATATTCAGCTGCCGGGTTTATTGATTGCTAGCATCGAGCGGCCACCGGTAGTGGGTGGAACGGTAAAATCATTTGATGCCACCGAAGCCAAAAAAGTTGCGGGCGTTGTAGAGGTTATTCGATTAAAAGATCGCGGTTTCCCCGTGAACACCAACCCTATGTCGGGCGTTGCGGTATTAGCGACAAATACATGGGCGGCAATAGAGGGCCGAAAAAAACTCACTGTTGAATGGACACTCGGCGAACATGCTATACATAACTCCGAAACGTATAAACAAGATTTAATTAAAAAAGTTAACGCCACCGGTGGTACCGTGGTTCGCGCCGAAGGCGATGTGTATCAGCATACGTTTGATCCTACTAAAACCGTAGAAGCCACCTACACCGTTCCTTATCATCATCATATGCCAATGGAAACACCTGCGGCCACCGTCATGTTTGATGGTGAAAAATGGCAGGTTTGGGCGGGCACTCAAACGCCTCAATGGGGTAAGAATCAAATACTGGAAGAGCTGGGTTTAAACCCTGAAACCGATAGTGACAAAGTTGAATTAAATACCACATTAATGGGCGGCTCGTTTGGTCGCAAAGGTAAAAATGATTTTGCCGTAGAAGCCGCCGAATTGGCGATGGCGAGCGGGCGACCGGTTAAGGTTATTTGGAGTAGGGAAGACGATGTTAAACATGGTTTTTACCATTCTATTGCGGCAAATTATTACAAAGCTGAGTTGACGGAAAATCTTAGTGCCGATTATTGGGTGCAACGTGTTGCACACCCACCTATCGATTGGCTCTTTAATCATGAGAAAAAACATACCGGCGGTTCTGGTTTAAGCCAAAGCTTTGCAGATCAACCCTTTGATATCGAACACATCAGTTGTGAAGTTGAAGATGTGGAAACGCATGTGCGAATTGGATGGTTGCGTTCCGTGCAGAATATTCACAACGCCTTTGCCATGGGCAGCTTTGTTGATGAGCTGGCCGCGAAAGCGGAGATAAGTACGCAGAAAATGTGGATGAACCTACTTGGTCGGGATCGAATTGTTGACCCGAGTAAAGAAGGGTTTGAGGGGTGGTCTAATTACGACCAAGGGCAAAAACCGGCCCATGCCATGCAAACCAGCCGTATGAAAAACGTGATTAACGAGGTGTGTGAAAAAGCAGGTGTAAACGAACCTTTAAGTGAAAATGAAGGTTGGGGCATAAGCTATGCGCATAGCTTTAATTCCTATGCCGCAGCAGCGACGAAAGTGCGCGTTGTCAATAATACGCTTGAAGTGTTGGAAATGCATACCGCAATTGATTGCGGTATTGTGATTACGCCAGACCGAGTTAAGTCACAGATGGAAGGCGCCATGATCATGGGGTTGAGCATGGCGTTATATAGTGAGATTACGGTGAAAGACGGCGTAATTGAGCAGAATAACTTCTATGATTACCCCGTTGCGCGAATACAGCAAGTGCCTAACTTGTTTGTTCATATTATAGCGTCGGATGATGCGCCGGGTGGTGTTGGCGAACCGGGTTTGCCTCCAGTAATGCCGAGCATAGTGAATGCTGTATTTCATGCAAGTGGTTTGCGCGTACGTGATTTGCCGATAAAAAATCACTTAAACGTATCCTAGCGATACGGACAGCTAATATTCAGAAAATCGAAACTAGTGGGTATTACCAAATGACGCCATAGATTTTCGATCTATGGCGTTTTTTTTAAGTAAAAAAATAATAATTAAGGGTTTGTAATGAGATTGTTTGTCGTTATCAGTTTTTTATTGCTGTATTCGTTACCAATCATGGCGATGGAATTAATTCAGAATACGCAAGGGCGAGAACACCTAAGTTTGGATGGTGATTGGCATATTATTGTCGACCCATATGAAAACGGTTTTTATGACCACCGGTACCGTGAATCCGCTAATGGTTATTTTCGTAACGCCAAACCCAAGGCGCTGTCTGATTTGATTGAATATGATTTTTCGGCTTCGCCAAAAATAACTGTTCCCGGAGACTGGAATTCCCAAAAAGAAAAATTATTTTTTTATGAAGGTACCGTTTGGTATTACAAAAACTTCACAGTAGAAAAAATTAAAGAAAAACGTTACGTGCTACATTTCGGCGCGGTGAATTACTCGGCGATTGTCTATGTAAATGGCGAAAAAGTCGGTCAGCATGAAGGCGGGTTTACGCCGTTTCAGTTTGATGTAAGTGATAACCTAAAGTCTGGTAAAAACTTTGTAGTCGTAAAAGTGGATAACACTCGAGCTCGGGATAACATTCCTACGGTTAATACTGACTGGTGGAATTACGGTGGCCTTACTCGGTCAGTTAAATTGTTAGCGCTTGATCGACAGTATCTTTCTGATTATAGCCTGCAACTGTCTAACGATGATAATCGTGAAATTGTAGGGTGGGTAAAAGTTACCAATGCTTCTTTGACGCATGAAGTGGTAACGCTGAAAGTGCCTGAGTTAGGTATAAATAAAACAATAACGCTAGGCGAAGCGGGTTATACAACGTTCAAGATTTCTGCGCAGCCGACTCTTTGGTCACCGGAAAACCCAAAACTTTATAACGTTGAATTCGTTTATAACGGTACTACCCTCGCCGATAAAATTGGTTTTCGCCATATTCGTGTCGAAGGTGAAAATGTTTTTCTAAATGACAAATCAATTTATTTTCGCGGTATAAGTCTTCACGAAGAAGCACCTAACCGAGAAGGCCGTGCGTGGAGTGAATACGATGCGAGGATATCGCTAACGCGAGCGAAAGCCTTGGGGGCTAATTTCATTCGTCTTGCACACTACCCTCATAACGAAAATATTATTCGCATGGCGGATGAGTTGGGTTTAATGGTGTGGTCAGAAATACCGGTATATTGGACCATTCAATTCGAAAACCCCCAAGTTTATACCAAAGCCGAACAGCAATTAAGTGAGATGATTAGCCGCGACAAAAACCGAGCGTCGGTGGTGTTGTGGTCGGTCGCTAATGAAACACCGAATCATCAGGATCGTTATGATTTTTTGAAAAAACTCATTAGTAAAGCCCGCGAGTTAGATAATTCACGATTGATCACGGCCGCGTCAGATACGCAAGCGGTTGAAGGACGATTACGAAAAATTGACGATCCTTTGGCCGGGCTAGTCGATGTCATTGGTATTAATACGTATTGCGGTTGGTACAGTGATAAGCCGAAAACCTGCCCTAGTTTACGCTGGCAGTCCGATTACAATAAACCAGTGATTATTAGCGAGTTTGGCGCTGGGGCCAAACATGGCCTACATGGTGATACCGATGAACGATGGACAGAAGAGTATCAAGCGGATGTTTACAAATACAATTTAGCTATGATTGATAAGATGCCGTTTGTTCGCGGGACAACACCGTGGATATTGGTTGATTTTCGCTCTCCTCGACGTCCTTTGCCTGCAATACAAGATTATTGGAATCGCAAGGGTTTACTGTCTGAGACCGGCGAGAAAAAGTTAGCATGGTTTGTACTGCATGATTATTATGCCGCTAAGGCTCAAATGGATTCGCCGTAATCTCTGACGGTACCTTTAAGCCTGCTTAAGTACATTGCGTCTAAAAGCCGGAAGAATATGCTCCGGTTTTTTTCACAACTATTAAGTACAGCTAAAGGAAAATTCAATAAATAAAATAAGAAACAGAAAGGGAGTATTCTGTTTTAGCTAAACCGAGAGAAACCCAGATTAAAGTGATAAAATTGATTGGATTAGGTTTTAGCGCATGATACTGGCCGTTATTTTTACATAGACGTAAATACTAAAAAAGCCAAACAGTACCGTTACAAAGCCAATTACCGCCCCGCGAGAAAGAGGTCGCTATGTTGCAGTCCATATTGGATGCATTTTTCAGTTTTAAAGCGTACGTTATGTTGCCCGCAATTATCTTTATAATTGCATTGTCTGTGCGCTTATCGGTCAAGAAATCATTAGTGAGTGCTATAGAGTTAGCCGTAGGCTTTGCCGGTGTTTTTATTGCATTTGATTTTTTCGTCGCGAATATTCAACCTGCGGTTGAACAATTATCGGTTATTCGAGGGTTAGATTTTACCGTTCTCGATGTTGGGTGGCCACCGCTAGCGGCGATAACGTGGGCATCACCTCTTGCGGCTATTTCTATTCCGCTCGTGTTAGTGTTGAACCTGGTTTTAATTGCGGTTGGGTTTACGCGCACCATTTATATTGATATTTGGAATTATTGGCACTTTGCATTTTTGGGCGCGTTAGTGATGAATGCCTCGGGCAGCCTGCCATTAGGCTTGGCCGCTACAGCATTGTTAGCCATATATTGTTTTAAATTAACGGAGTGGACGGCGCCAGATGTAGAGCGCGAGCTGGGTTTAAAAGGTGTTTCTGCATCACCGGTTTCGGTAAACGGAATCGTACCTTATACCGCGTTAGTTGATGCGCTCTTTGATCGTATTCCTGTGATTAAAAACATTAATTATAACCCTAGCCGAAAGCTTGAGCGAGAAGATGCCGGTGGTGATACCACCAGTTATTTGGATTTGCTTAGCGAACCTATGGTTATAGGCGCTTTAATGGGGTTAGCCTTAGCCATAGCTGCGGGTTACGATGTTAAACAAAGCCTAGAGTTAAGTGTTCACATTGCTGCGGTAATGTTTATATTACCCAAGTGTGCAGGCTTAATTGGCGAAGCCATGATTCCAATAACACAGGCTTTGCGTGCGCAAGTTGAAAGATACTTCCCTCACCGTAAAAATTTAGTGGTGGCTCTTGATACTGGTTTTCTTCTGAGCCATAAATCGGTGATCGTGACAGGGCTAATTCTTATGGCGCTAGCGATTATTATTGCGCTCTTTTTACCCGGTAATCAGGTGCTACCGCTGGGCGATTTACCTAATCTCATTTCGGTGATGTCAATATCGGTATTGATGTTTAGAGGGAACGTGTTTCGAGCGGTATTAGCGGGTATCCCCGTTATTGTAAGTTTTTTACTGATCTCGACACACTTGGCCCCTAAATATACAGCGTTGGCCGCACAAACGACCGCGTTTGAGCTGGATAATGTAGGGCTTATTACGGCATTCACCGATGGAGGCCATCAAGTGCGGGCTATCTTTTTCTATCTATTTCAGGGCGATGGAATTGCCATAGGGTTGTCTGTGGTGTTGCTGTTGTCGATGCTGTTTGTGCGTAGGCGATGGCAAAGGCTGGAGCGCCATTGCTAATGTATTCTGGTGACGAAATGAAAAACACGTTATTTTTCGGCTAAAATAGCCAGCTCGTCGACGAATCCGTGAAAGGTTGTTTCAATTTTATCGCTATACTTGGAGAGCCCGTTCATTTCTAGAACAGCGGCATCTATTGCTGACAATATCGCTTGCTCTTGATCCTCTGCGAGGCCGAAACTAAAAATGGTCGCTTCTATTTTTTGATTAATAGAAGTCAGTATTGTATGTGTGCTGGCCTTTTGTTTTTCGACCAGCGTTTCAATGTTCGCCAGTTTTTCACGGCTGTTATTCAATACAGAGCGTAACCCTTGGCTGCGTTCGTCTTCCAATTGATGTTCTATCTCAAGCGCTTTACAGCGAGCTTCCGTGCCAGCGATAAGGGCCGTAAGGTTATCTTTTATTCGGCCGTAATCATCGGCTTTGTTGAGAGGCATATTTTTGACCAGTATAGATATTCGCGATTCGTTTATGAGCGTACGCGAACCAAAATCTAATATTTTTTCGCCACGGTGAAAGCGTTCGAATACTTTTTCTTCTATAGAGCCTTTGGCACATTTTATTAAACGTTTTTCAAAGTTAAGTGAAAACAGTAAGCTGCAATTTAGCCCAAATGTTGCGGTGGTATTAAGTAATTCAGCTGCGAGCGTGTCGACTGTTTTACAGCGATAGCTCGCTTGTAAAAATTGAATGATATTGCCCAGTTCAGCGCTATTGGTCATTGCCTGAAACGCCGTATGCATGGCTTCTTTAGCTTGTTTTTCTATTTCTTTAGATTTAACTTTTTGTTCCAAAACCCGTATTACAACGTCTTCTATCGCATCGTCTTCAAATGGTTTCGTAATGTAATCTTCGGCTCCGGCTTCGTAACCCCTAAGCCGTTCTTCAGTACTGTCTAATGCAGAGACAAAAACAACCGGTGTGTGCGACAGCGTTGGGGATTTATTGATTGTTCGGCACACGTCAAAGCCGTTAATACCGGGCATGTTTGCATCAAGCAATATCAAATCAATGTCAGTCTCCGCCAGTGTGTCCAAGCAGGCCTGACCTGATTCAACTAATACGAGTGTGTAGTCTTCTTGGAGTATGTCTTCAAGAAGGTCGCGATTGTCTCTGTTGTCGTCGACTATCATTAACGTGAGTGATTGATCAGCCATTCGGTATCGTCCAAAGAATCTACACGGCGGAGTGAAAAGTGTAGTTCAAAGTTGGCCATGTTGACCCTCTCTGATGCAAGGCGGGTTGGCGTGTAATAAATATTTAATATAAAAACGCCACGTTAGCAGCATTTCTGCAATATCACTGTCATCCCTTAGCCGTAGCTTACGGCCTTACAGTTTTCCACTTGGCTCTCAATGTCACTAACGTATAGGAGGGCGAGTTGTGAATAAGTCATTTACGCTACAACTTATTTTTAGGGGTGAAAGGATGAAAGTAAAAAGTCTCGCGGCCATAACGGCGGCCCTTGTCGCAGTTACCGCAAGTGCTTTTGGTCAGGTTCTGCCAGCATCACAAACCAGCAATCGTTGGTTTACGGATGCAGAAACAAGCCTAAACAGCAAAAATGCACGCACGCAAACGAACGTTGCTAAAAACGTTATTGTTTTTGTGGGCGATGGTATGGGCATTTCTACACTCACGGCTGCGCGCATACTCGATGGCCAGATGGAGGGGCGTTTAGGGGAGGAAGGTTTTCTTAGCTTTGAGACGTTTCCCTACACGGCCTTAGTGAAAACCTACAACGTAGATGCACAAACGCCGGACTCAGCCGGCACAATGACGGCGATGATGTCAGGCATTAAAACAGATGTTGGCGTGATTGGCGTGGATGAGGATATTGAGCGAGGAAATTGCGCAACTGTTTCGGGTAACGAAGTGGTAACGGCGCTGGAGTGGGCTGAACTAAAAGGCCTTTCGACGGGCATTATTTCAACCGCGCGCATCACGCATGCGACACCAGCGGCTACCTATGCAAAATCGGCCGATAGAAACTGGGAAGATATCTCGGATATGCCGGTTTCGGGCATTGAAGGCGGCTGCGAAGATATCGCCTCGCAATTAGTTAACTTCGAGGCGAATCTAGAGGGGCGTTTTGACGGTTCTGACGTTGATGGCATTGAAGTGGTGATGGGGGGTGGCCGTCGTCATTTTTTACCTAAGGATGAGGCCGCCAATAGTGCTGACGCGGTGAGCAGTGTTGAAGGTGATCGAACCGATGGCCGCAATTTGATCACTGAATGGGAAGCGCACTATGTCAATGGACATTACATTTATGACCAAGCAGGCTTCGATGCAATTGACGCAGCAACGGCGGAGCGAGTATTTGGATTATTCAATGAATCGCACATGCAATACGACGCGGATCGCGTAAATGATATTGCCGGCGAACCCTCAATTGCACAAATGACCACGAAGGCGATAGACCTGCTCGACAATAATGAAAAGGGTTATTTTCTGGTGGTGGAGTCGGGTCGAATCGACCACGGACATCATGCGGGTAGTGCTTATAACGCCCTAACCGACACCCTCGCGTTTGCCGATGCCGTACAAGCGGCCATTGATGCAACCGATTCGTCGGAAACGCTCATTCTTGTCACGGCCGATCATAGCCACGTATTCACGATTGCGGGCTACCCCAAACGCGGTAACCCCATACTCGGTAAAGTGGTCGGTGTCGGTGCTTCAACACCTGCGCTTGCCTCGGATGGAATGCCTTACACAACCCTCGGTTATACCAATGGTAAAGGATTTGCCGATTTAACGAGTGAAACCGACGCCGATGCGCGCTATGGCTTGCCTAATGAAAATGGACGAGTCGATCTTTCCAGTGTGGATACCACCACAAGGGGGTATCACCAAGAAGCGGTTATTCCTCTGGGGTCGGAAACGCACGCAGGTGAAGATATTACCTTGCATGCATACGGCCCTGGCGCATACAAAGCGCAAGGCGTAATCGAGCAAAATGTTGTGTTCCATATTATCCGCGAAGCCCTTGGGCTAGACGCACACTAACGGGGAGAACGTGATATGAATAATGTAAAAATTGCACTGCTAAGTGCGGTAATTGTTAGCCTCGTTGCCTGTAGTGGTGATGATGGTCGCAATGGCGACAATACGCTCATCGATAAAACGACGTTAGAACTAGGGGATAGCCATTGCCCGGCCGGTGGCCTTCAAATTGATACCGGTTTAGATACCAACGCGAACGGAAGTCTAGACAGTTCAGAATTGGCCGACACCCACTATTTATGCCTACCCTATGACGCGGACGATTTCGACATGCTGGCGAACACGCGAGGTAATCGCTGGTATAAAGCAGGGGCTGCTACAACGGCTAACGCTTCTGGTTACACCACAGCAGTGGGAGCGGCCAAAAACGTTATTTTATTTGTAGGCGATGGCATGGGTGTTTCCACGGTTACGGCTGCTCGTATTTTAGAAGGCCAGTTAAAAGGCATGCTGGGCGAAGAAAACGTATTGAGCTTTGGCGAATTTCCATTTTCGGGTTTAGCGAAAACCTATAATGTCGACGCCCAAACACCCGATTCAGCGGGTACCATGACCGCGATGATGAGTGGTGTAAAAACCGACGTTGGCGTTATTGGTGTTGACGAAAATATCGTGCGAGGTGATTGCTCCACCGTTGCGGGCAATGAGCTAGTGACGGCATTGGAGTTAGCCGAAATAGCGGGAAAATCGACGGGTATTATCTCTACCGCGCGTATTACGCACGCAACGCCGGCGGCAACTTACGCAAAATCTGCAGATCGAAATTGGGAAGATAATTCCGATATGCCCACTGCTGCAGTTGATGCCGGTTGTGACGATATTGCCTCTCAGTTAGTTAGCTTCGAAAGTAACTTGGAAGCGCTTTACAGCGGCTTAGATGTCGACGGTCTTGAAGTTGTGCTGGGCGGTGGGCGTCGTCATTTTCTGCCAAAAGACGCCTCTTACAATAGCCCAGATGCCGTGAGCAGTATAGAAGGGGATCGTACCGACGGCCGTGATCTAACTGCGGAATGGCAGGCCACCTACGCCGATGGCGTTTATGTGTATGACAAAACAGGTTTCGATACGGTCAATACTGAGACTACCGAGCACCTCTTCGGTTTGTTTAATGAATCACATATGCAATATGAAGCCGATAGGGTCAATGATATTGCGGGTGAGCCTTCCATTTCAGACATGACAGAAACAGCCTTGGCTATTTTGGATAATAACGAATCCGGTTATTTCTTGATGGTTGAAGCCGGTCGTATCGATCACTCACACCACGCAGGAAATGCCTATGGAGCATTGGCCGATACTATAGCGTTTGCTAAAGCGGTGTCTAAAGCGGTTGAAATGACCAATGCCGAGGATACGCTCATAATTGTGACGGCTGATCATGGGCACGTGTTTACCATTGCGGGTTACCCGAAACGTGGCAATCCAATACTGGGCAAGGTTGTTGGTGTTGGTCGCAATGCACATACCTTGGCCTCGGACGGTATGCCATACACCACCGTTGGTTATACCAATGGACGAGGGATGCGTAATTTTGGTGACAACACAAACCCAGATGCAACATACAACGAAAATGCCAATGCGGGGCGGCAAGATTTATTATGGGTAGATACTCAAGCGCCGGGGTATCACCAGGAATCATTGGTACCTACAAGTTCAGAAACGCATTCGGGTGAAGATGTTGCAATCTATGCACAAGGCCCTGGTGCGCCCTTGCTCACCGGTACCAACGAGCAGCACATTATTTTTCATGTAATGAACTATGCCGCAAACTTGGTTGGGCTGGCTGAGACGGCGCTCGAATAAACTGTTAATACATTTATTTATAGGGGCCTTAATGGCCCCGTTTTGTATCGTGAATACCGTGTTATGTTTGAAAAAAAACAAGCGAATAGTAGCGGTAATTACTCAAGCTTTAAAAAGGAAAAGAAGTGAAAAAGACTGTTACTTACGTCACTAAAATTAGTCACGCGGTAATTTCTTTACTGTTGGGTGTGCTTGCGACTGGCCTGCAGGCCGCCGAAAACCCGTGTGCTCAAATATCCGCTTTTGGCGCGATCTATTCGCTAGTTAAAACGGCTCCAGCAATAGAGGGGGCTATTGAAACGCCCATTGAATCAACCTTTGCTTTGTGGCGAAGGCAAGGCCAAGTGGCGCATGACTATCGCGATCGCAACATCACGTTGCTGTGGAATAAAACATCGAATAATCGCCTGCGTGCAGTACAAGCATTTAATGCTCACGAACGTTCAATTGAGTACGAGGCGCACCGGCAAGGTGATCTAAATAGCTGGCAGAATAAGCGCCAGTTTTTTAGCGAGCAACTGATGCAGTCGATGACGTTAATCAAGCGTGAAGGCACTTATTGCGCGCAAAAAGAAATGTATAGTAGCGATGAGCATGGGCAAACATTATTGCTCGAATGGCTGCCTGCAATGCAAGTAGTGAGTTACTACAGCGCGAAGACAACACAAGGCATGATCGAATGGCGGTTGGATGACATCATAACGGACCGTACCATTATTAACGCAGCCTTTGCCCAGTGGGAAGGTTACGCCTCAACGGACTATGCCGACATTGGTGATAATGAATCAGACCCGTTTCTGCTAAACATGATAAACCTCGGGTTTATCGAGCACGGTTCGAACGGGTTTTATACTGCAAGTGGTCAAAGTATGGGTACGTCGCACGCTCACTAATGGGGTAAGCCATGTGTAGACGAACGCCCCATTAAAATCCTAACGACTAAGGTTTTCCGAGTTTAAAGGTAACAATGTCAACATTAAGCCCCAGTGCTACATTCGAAAGTTCGCTGGCTTTGTTTTTAAGCTCGGACAATTCATCGCGGCTGGCGCGGCTAGCTGCACTTATTTGATCAATATCGCGGGTTAGGTTATCCACGCTACTGGCGTTTTGCCCTACGGCAGAAATTAGCTGACCGATACGGTCTTGAATGGAATGAATGGCCAGCCCTGCTTGCTCCACGACAGAGTGAGAGGTACTAACAGATTGTTCCGTTTGATTCGATTGCTCCGCCATATGATGGGCTTGCTGCACAACAATATCGACTTCTTGCTGCAAGGTAATAACTGTGGTGCGAATTTCACCCGTGGCGGTTTGGGTGCGCCTAGCGAGATCCCTTACTTCATCCGCAACGACGGCAAAGCCTCGGCCCATCTCGCCCGCGCGCGCGGCCTCAATGGCTGCATTGAGCGCGAGAAGGTTGGTTTGTTCTGCAACGCTATCAATAATAGCGGTAACTTCGCCAATCTTAGAACTCTTCTCTTCTAGAGATTTTAGCTTAGCAACGGTTGTACTCATTTCTTCTGACTGCGTTTGAACACGCAGGGTCAAATCTCGGGTGACGTTTTCAAGATCGTCTAGCTGTTGAATAAGCAACACTAGGGCTTTGTCTGCGTCTCCAGAGGTGGATTTTAGCTGCCCCGATATGTCATTCACCGTATTGAAATGTTTGATTAAGCCCGTGCAAATATGCTCGGCATTTTCGGTTAAACCTGACGCTTTATTGATTCCTTGGTGGAGTTGTGACTCCATCGCCAGCAAATATTGGGCGTTTTTGCGAATATTGATGACAAATTGATAGAGGTTATCGGCCATAACGTTGACGCTTGTTACTATCTCGCC is a genomic window of Teredinibacter purpureus containing:
- a CDS encoding response regulator, translated to MADQSLTLMIVDDNRDNRDLLEDILQEDYTLVLVESGQACLDTLAETDIDLILLDANMPGINGFDVCRTINKSPTLSHTPVVFVSALDSTEERLRGYEAGAEDYITKPFEDDAIEDVVIRVLEQKVKSKEIEKQAKEAMHTAFQAMTNSAELGNIIQFLQASYRCKTVDTLAAELLNTTATFGLNCSLLFSLNFEKRLIKCAKGSIEEKVFERFHRGEKILDFGSRTLINESRISILVKNMPLNKADDYGRIKDNLTALIAGTEARCKALEIEHQLEDERSQGLRSVLNNSREKLANIETLVEKQKASTHTILTSINQKIEATIFSFGLAEDQEQAILSAIDAAVLEMNGLSKYSDKIETTFHGFVDELAILAEK
- a CDS encoding alkaline phosphatase, which encodes MKVKSLAAITAALVAVTASAFGQVLPASQTSNRWFTDAETSLNSKNARTQTNVAKNVIVFVGDGMGISTLTAARILDGQMEGRLGEEGFLSFETFPYTALVKTYNVDAQTPDSAGTMTAMMSGIKTDVGVIGVDEDIERGNCATVSGNEVVTALEWAELKGLSTGIISTARITHATPAATYAKSADRNWEDISDMPVSGIEGGCEDIASQLVNFEANLEGRFDGSDVDGIEVVMGGGRRHFLPKDEAANSADAVSSVEGDRTDGRNLITEWEAHYVNGHYIYDQAGFDAIDAATAERVFGLFNESHMQYDADRVNDIAGEPSIAQMTTKAIDLLDNNEKGYFLVVESGRIDHGHHAGSAYNALTDTLAFADAVQAAIDATDSSETLILVTADHSHVFTIAGYPKRGNPILGKVVGVGASTPALASDGMPYTTLGYTNGKGFADLTSETDADARYGLPNENGRVDLSSVDTTTRGYHQEAVIPLGSETHAGEDITLHAYGPGAYKAQGVIEQNVVFHIIREALGLDAH
- a CDS encoding alkaline phosphatase, with the translated sequence MNNVKIALLSAVIVSLVACSGDDGRNGDNTLIDKTTLELGDSHCPAGGLQIDTGLDTNANGSLDSSELADTHYLCLPYDADDFDMLANTRGNRWYKAGAATTANASGYTTAVGAAKNVILFVGDGMGVSTVTAARILEGQLKGMLGEENVLSFGEFPFSGLAKTYNVDAQTPDSAGTMTAMMSGVKTDVGVIGVDENIVRGDCSTVAGNELVTALELAEIAGKSTGIISTARITHATPAATYAKSADRNWEDNSDMPTAAVDAGCDDIASQLVSFESNLEALYSGLDVDGLEVVLGGGRRHFLPKDASYNSPDAVSSIEGDRTDGRDLTAEWQATYADGVYVYDKTGFDTVNTETTEHLFGLFNESHMQYEADRVNDIAGEPSISDMTETALAILDNNESGYFLMVEAGRIDHSHHAGNAYGALADTIAFAKAVSKAVEMTNAEDTLIIVTADHGHVFTIAGYPKRGNPILGKVVGVGRNAHTLASDGMPYTTVGYTNGRGMRNFGDNTNPDATYNENANAGRQDLLWVDTQAPGYHQESLVPTSSETHSGEDVAIYAQGPGAPLLTGTNEQHIIFHVMNYAANLVGLAETALE
- a CDS encoding methyl-accepting chemotaxis protein produces the protein MSILRKIFLIFIGFGLTMGLIFPFYASIFVEYKAGMKIWFSLGCLVAGAIIGITNYWLLKNYLLVKLSEVSHIAQAISAKDLSQRSTIVSEDVVGEIVTSVNVMADNLYQFVINIRKNAQYLLAMESQLHQGINKASGLTENAEHICTGLIKHFNTVNDISGQLKSTSGDADKALVLLIQQLDDLENVTRDLTLRVQTQSEEMSTTVAKLKSLEEKSSKIGEVTAIIDSVAEQTNLLALNAAIEAARAGEMGRGFAVVADEVRDLARRTQTATGEIRTTVITLQQEVDIVVQQAHHMAEQSNQTEQSVSTSHSVVEQAGLAIHSIQDRIGQLISAVGQNASSVDNLTRDIDQISAASRASRDELSELKNKASELSNVALGLNVDIVTFKLGKP